The sequence below is a genomic window from Cryptococcus neoformans var. neoformans B-3501A chromosome 8, whole genome shotgun sequence.
GAGAAGGGTTTAATCGCGATAGAAGATCCGCACCAGCAGAATGGGACTTGACATTGGCTTTTTGTTTATTCGCACTGCTGACAAATTTAGGCGTCAAGTTCCCTCCTATCTCTAATAAAGGCTCTTACTCACCCTCCCTGCTGCTTCCTCctatcatcttcttggccCGCCTTTCCGATCCTCTTCAGCAACGCCAGACCTGGGGGAGCACTCTCAGCCTGCGCATGCATTGCACCGGCCGCTTTCTTTCCAGACATGCTATTTCTCTGAGCACTGTGTCGTTGCGCCTGCTGGTTGGTTTGTGTTGGTCCTGAGCTAGCCTTGGGCCCTGTGGGGATTGTCTTGCTTTGCTGATTCGCAGGTCTAGCAGGGGCGACGGAGTTCGTTAGGGGGAGAGATACATGCGATGGAAGGACGTGATGGACTTGAAGCACCAGTGCTGAACAGGTAGTTGCATTTTGTGAGCAAAGGTATTGATCATGAAAAATGATTAAACTTACATCCATCAATCGGTTGCCCAGAATATTGAGCCCTGATTCTTTCCGCATCCTCAGCAGTCTCCACATACACAAGCATTACCCCTTGAAAATCTCCATTTTCGCTGTGAAGGCTCGTAACAGATGTTGTGAGGGGTGAGAGATGCAGAGGTTctgagaggagaaggtcCTAAAAAGGATAGGAACAGCATCAGAAACTATTTGTTCAAAAAGGGCAATAAACTCACGCGTAAATCACTAGCAGTGATATCGGGAGGCAGGCCAGCGAAAAGAACGCGGTGGGGTTCTCGCGACAAAGGTTCTCTGCTCGGCAACGCCGAAGTGGATGGCGTAGAGTAATAAGCGGCTGGTTGAACTGGCGGTACACCTTGTTCGTAGTTGTTATAGCGAGGATAGGCCATAATGTAATAGTCTTAGGTCGGGTTAGATCGATGGATGTCAAGAAGCGAACGAACGACGGAAAGAATAGTAATTATTGTACGCCAAATGCGTGCGTGTGTAGCGAGTGATACGCACGAGCCCGTAATTAAATTAGAATGCAGAGCGGTTAGCGGGAACAGATTTTCAAATGCTCTGATTACAATTTACAAAGCATATTATTACGAACATAACAAATCAATTATGTGGCCCATGTGAATAGACTTGTATATACCGTACGTATAATTCTATTATGATGGGTCAAATTACTCGCTATTCATCTCTATCAAGCCACATCGGTG
It includes:
- a CDS encoding hypothetical protein (Match to EST gb|CF188960.1|CF188960): MAYPRYNNYEQGVPPVQPAAYYSTPSTSALPSREPLSREPHRVLFAGLPPDITASDLRDLLLSEPLHLSPLTTSVTSLHSENGDFQGVMLVYVETAEDAERIRAQYSGQPIDGSLVLQVHHVLPSHVSLPLTNSVAPARPANQQSKTIPTGPKASSGPTQTNQQAQRHSAQRNSMSGKKAAGAMHAQAESAPPGLALLKRIGKAGQEDDRRKQQGG
- a CDS encoding hypothetical protein (Match to ESTs gb|CF188960.1|CF188960, gb|CF186479.1|CF186479), producing the protein MAYPRYNNYEQGVPPVQPAAYYSTPSTSALPSREPLSREPHRVLFAGLPPDITASDLRDLLLSEPLHLSPLTTSVTSLHSENGDFQGVMLVYVETAEDAERIRAQYSGQPIDGSLVLQVHHVLPSHVSLPLTNSVAPARPANQQSKTIPTGPKASSGPTQTNQQAQRHSAQRNSMSGKKAAGAMHAQAESAPPGLALLKRIGKAGQEDDRRKQQGGANKQKANVKSHSAGADLLSRLNPSPGDHSKNNKKNKNTKASNGSAKVNRAKGKAA